The following DNA comes from Candidatus Desulfofervidus auxilii.
AAACGAGCTCCAGTAGCTAAAATAATAGCCTTTGTTTCTAGTGTTTCTCCTTCTCCTACAACTAATTTTTTTTCTCCTTCCAATCGAATTTCGTTTACCGCAAATGCTGTCCTAATTTCTATTCCCAAATTTCTCACCTGCTGTTCAAATAAAAGCATAAGCTCTGGCCCATTTATTCCTTTAGGAAAACCTGGATAGTTTTCTACTTTGGTAGTAATGATTACTTGACCACCAGGTGCAAGTTTTTCTAGTATGATTGCTTTAAGTTTTGCACGTGCCAAGTAAATACCTGCAGTAAGTCCTGCAGGACCAGCACCAATAACAATTACCTCATAAGACATACTTCCTCCTTTTTAAACAAATTATAACCCTTTCTGGTGGTTTGGTCTAGATTAGCTTGACTTTTTTTAGATTAACAGGTTAATATGAAAAAGGAGGTGAAGATGGAGGCGTTGGATATTTTAGAGGAAAAGGTTAAATTATTATTAGAGCGGTTTAAGGCACTAAAGGAAAATTATGCACAGATATCACGCCAATTAGAAGAAGCGAAGGGAAAGATAAATTCTTTAGAAGAAGAATTAAAACAGTTAAGAGAAGAAAGGGATTTCATTGCTGGGAAAATTCAAGATGTGATTGAGAAACTTGAACAAATTGAAGAATTATGAAACAAAATTTTATTACAGTTAGACTTTTTGATCGAGAATTAACTATAAAAACAGAAGAACCTCCAGAAAAGATTGAAAAAATAGTTAATTTTGTAAATGAATATTTAGAACATATTAAAAAACAAAAGCTTTTTAGGGATAGGGTATCTATTAATTTGTTAGCCCTTTTAAATATAGCACTTGAATATGAAGAAATGAAGGAAAAATATCAAAATATAAACGGGAGAGTAGCTTATTTAGTAAGATTAATTGATAATTTTTTAGAAAAGGATACCTGCGGTGTGCGTGATTGAGCAGATGATTTTGGGCCGACATCTTTTTTCTTGGGAACTCCCTCTGGTTCTGGATGGCATATTTGCCCTTTTTGGGCAAAGAGTCAGAAGGAACTATGGAGTGCCCACTTGTATAAAAGAGGTTCAAAAGATTCTGCTAACACGGCACCGCGGGTTAATTTTTGTCCAAGTGGGGCAAAGGTAAATTGATATATAATAATCATTTATTAATAGGATTTAAAAAAGGCCCATAAGGGCTTGATATATAATTATTTCAAGATTTGTTTTCTTTTTTCCTTCCTTGGGTTTACTTTAAGCCCTACTTGGCGTTTTAGGGGTAAAAAAATGGTAGAACACCTTCTTTCAGGATTAATTGGTGCTTTGTTAGGTATTGGTGTTTTTTGGTTTGTTCAACATTTTCTTTATAAAAAACATTTAGTCTCAGCGAAAAAAGAGGCTGAACGTATTATAGAGGAGGCGAAACAAGAAGCTAGGCAAATTAAGCGAGATGCTTCTAGTCATGCTAAAGAGATTCTATATCAGATGAGATCTGATTTTGATCGAGAGATAAAAGAGAAAAGAAAAGATCTACAGCGATTAGAGAATCGGCTTTTACATAAGGAAGAGCAAGTGGACAAGAAGTTAGCAACTTTAGAGAAAAAGGAGGAAACACTTGCTTTTAGAGAGAGAGAATTAAGGGAGCAAGAAAGAATTTTAGAAGAAAAAAAGGCAAATTATGAATCTTTGCTGCAAGATGTTCGAAAAAAATTAGAAGAAGTGGCTCATATGACAGCAGAAGAAGCTAAACAAGCTCTTTTAAAAGAAGTAGAAGAGGAAACTCGCCATGAGGCAGCAAGATTGATACGCCAGATTGAAGAAGAAGCAAAGGAAAAGGCAAATAAAAAAGCTAAAGAAATTTTGGCTTTAGCTATTAATCGTTATGCAGGAGAATTTGTAGCAGAGAAAACAGTTTCTGTAGTACCATTGCCTAATGAAGAAATGAAAGGGCGTATTATTGGTCGGGAAGGTAGAAATATTAGGGCAATAGAGGCAGCTACAGGTGTGGATGTAATTATTGATGATACACCAGAAGTTGTTATCCTTTCTGCATTTAATCCTATTCGTCGAGAAATTGCCAGACTTTCTTTAGAACGCTTGATTGCTGATGGTCGTATTCATCCAGCTCGAATAGAAGAAGTAGTGCAAAAAGTTACACAAGAGGTGGAGATGGCAATTCGTGAAGCTGGAGAACAAGCATGTTTTGATGTAGGGGTTCACGGTCTTCATCCAGAGCTTGTAAAGCTTTTAGGAAAACTTAAATATCGTACAAGCTATGCCCAGAATGTTCTTCAACATTCAATAGAAGTAGCTTTTCTATGTGGTATTATGGCTTCAGAATTAGGTCTTGACCCAAAATTGGCTAAAAGAGCAGGTCTTTTACATGATATTGGTAAAGCTGTTGATCATGAGATAGAAGGGCCACATGCTTTAATTGGTGCTGATTTGGCAAGGAAATATGGAGAACAAGAAGAGATTATCCATGCAATTGCAGCCCATCATGAAGATATTCCACCTGAAAGTGTCCTTGCTATTCTTGTCTCTGCGGCAGATACACTTTCTGGTGCTAGACCAGGTGTGAGGAAAGAAACATTTGAATCTTATATCAAAAGATTAGAAAATCTAGAAAAGATTGCTCAGAGTTTTAAAGGAGTATGCAAGGCATATGCTATTCAAGCAGGAAGAGAGCTGCGTATTATTGTAGAGAGTGATCTCTTAAGCGATGAAGATATTACATTGCTTGCCCATGATGTAGCTAAGCGGATAGAAAAGGAAATGACTTATCCAGGTCAGATTAAGGTTTCTGTTATTCGCGAAAAGAGGGCAATTGCTTATGCCAAATGAGATAGTCAATGTGCTTCTTATTGGAGACATTATTGGCCGTCCTGGTCGAAAGATAGTTTATCAGAAATTGCCTCAATTATATGAAAAATATAAGCTTGATTGTGTTATTGTTAATGGAGAAAATGCAGCTGGTGGTTTAGGTCTCACACCAGCTGTAGCTAATGAATTATTTAAAAATGGTATAGCAGTTATTACTTCTGGTAATCATATTTGGAGAAAAAAAGAGATTTTTCCTTATCTTGATCAAACAGATAGACTTTTAAGACCTGCTAATTATCCACCACAAGTACCAGGCAGAGGTTGGACTGTACTTACTTTATCTTGTGGGACAAAATTGGGAGTAATTAATTTAGAAGGACGAGTCTTTATGCGCAGTTTAGATTGTCCTTTTCGTAAAGCTGAAGATATTTTGAAAGAAATGAAAAAAATAACCTCAATTATTATAGTTGATTTTCATGCAGAAGCTACTTCAGAAAAAATGGCTTTAGGTTGGTTTTTAGATGGTAAGGTAAGCGCTGTATTGGGTACACATACACATGTACAAACAGCTGATGAAACTATTTTACCGCAAGGCACTGCTTATATTACTGATGTTGGTATGACAGGTCCTATTTTTTCTATTATTGGTATGGAAAAAGAACATGCCTTAAGAGGTTTTTTGACACAATTACCTCAAAAATTTAAGCCAGCAAAAGGCCCTGTTTCTTTACAAGGAGTGATAGTAACTATAAATGTTGTTTCTGGTAAAGCAGAAGCAATAATGCGAATTAGAGAGGTGAGCAATGGAAGTTAAAGAAGAAATAAAATTTCTTTTAAGAGGAGTAGTAGAAGTAATCTCTGAAAAGGAATTGGAAGAAAAATTAAAACAAGCTTATAAAGAAAAAAGGCCTTTACGTATTAAGGCAGGCTTTGATCCAACAGCTCCTGATCTCCATTTAGGTCATACTGTTCTTATTCAAAAATTGAAACATTTTCAAGAATTGGGACATGAAGTATATTTCCTCATTGGTGATTTCACAGGTATGATTGGAGACCCTTCAGGCAAGATAGAGACAAGACCTCCTCTTACAAAAGAACAAGTGCTTGCCAATGCTGAAACTTATAAAGAACAGATCTTTAAAATTTTAGATCCAGAAAAGACAAAAATTGTATTTAATAGCACTTGGTTAAATAAACTTTCTGCCATTGACTTAATTAAACTCTGTGCTCATTATACAGTTGCTCGTATGTTAGAAAGGGATGATTTTCAAAAGCGATTTAATACGGGAAAACCTATTAGTATTCATGAATTTATCTATCCGCTTCTTCAAGGATATGATTCTGTCGCTTTGAAAGCAGATGTGGAATTAGGAGGAACAGACCAAAAATTTAATCTTTTAGTAGGACGAGAACTTCAAAAAGATTTTGGTCAAATTCCACAAGTAATAATGATGGTACCATTGTTAGAAGGTATAGATGGTATACAAAAAATGAGTAAAAGCTTGGGTAATTATATTGGTATTACTGAACCTCCTAATACCATGTTTGGGAAAATTATGTCTATTTCTGATGAGCTTATGTGGCGATATTATGAATTATTAAGCAATCGTCCTTTGGATGAGATTTTAAAAATGCAAGAAAAAGTAAAAAAAGGGGAGCTTCACCCAAAAGAGGCAAAAAAACAATTGGCAATAGAGATTGTTGCTCGTTTTCATGGTCAGAAAGCAGCAGAAGAAGCAGCTAATGAATTTGAA
Coding sequences within:
- a CDS encoding V-type ATPase subunit a family protein, with product MEALDILEEKVKLLLERFKALKENYAQISRQLEEAKGKINSLEEELKQLREERDFIAGKIQDVIEKLEQIEEL
- the rny gene encoding ribonuclease Y; translation: MVEHLLSGLIGALLGIGVFWFVQHFLYKKHLVSAKKEAERIIEEAKQEARQIKRDASSHAKEILYQMRSDFDREIKEKRKDLQRLENRLLHKEEQVDKKLATLEKKEETLAFRERELREQERILEEKKANYESLLQDVRKKLEEVAHMTAEEAKQALLKEVEEETRHEAARLIRQIEEEAKEKANKKAKEILALAINRYAGEFVAEKTVSVVPLPNEEMKGRIIGREGRNIRAIEAATGVDVIIDDTPEVVILSAFNPIRREIARLSLERLIADGRIHPARIEEVVQKVTQEVEMAIREAGEQACFDVGVHGLHPELVKLLGKLKYRTSYAQNVLQHSIEVAFLCGIMASELGLDPKLAKRAGLLHDIGKAVDHEIEGPHALIGADLARKYGEQEEIIHAIAAHHEDIPPESVLAILVSAADTLSGARPGVRKETFESYIKRLENLEKIAQSFKGVCKAYAIQAGRELRIIVESDLLSDEDITLLAHDVAKRIEKEMTYPGQIKVSVIREKRAIAYAK
- a CDS encoding TIGR00282 family metallophosphoesterase; amino-acid sequence: MPNEIVNVLLIGDIIGRPGRKIVYQKLPQLYEKYKLDCVIVNGENAAGGLGLTPAVANELFKNGIAVITSGNHIWRKKEIFPYLDQTDRLLRPANYPPQVPGRGWTVLTLSCGTKLGVINLEGRVFMRSLDCPFRKAEDILKEMKKITSIIIVDFHAEATSEKMALGWFLDGKVSAVLGTHTHVQTADETILPQGTAYITDVGMTGPIFSIIGMEKEHALRGFLTQLPQKFKPAKGPVSLQGVIVTINVVSGKAEAIMRIREVSNGS
- the tyrS gene encoding tyrosine--tRNA ligase, whose amino-acid sequence is MEVKEEIKFLLRGVVEVISEKELEEKLKQAYKEKRPLRIKAGFDPTAPDLHLGHTVLIQKLKHFQELGHEVYFLIGDFTGMIGDPSGKIETRPPLTKEQVLANAETYKEQIFKILDPEKTKIVFNSTWLNKLSAIDLIKLCAHYTVARMLERDDFQKRFNTGKPISIHEFIYPLLQGYDSVALKADVELGGTDQKFNLLVGRELQKDFGQIPQVIMMVPLLEGIDGIQKMSKSLGNYIGITEPPNTMFGKIMSISDELMWRYYELLSNRPLDEILKMQEKVKKGELHPKEAKKQLAIEIVARFHGQKAAEEAANEFERVFKYKKLPKDIEEVTVYWPEEKIWLPKLLQLAGFTESTSSAKRLIQQGGVRINGERIKSAETTISTGNVYIIQVGKIRYKKIKLKEK